TGAAGCCGCGTACAAGGCACATACAGCGTGAGGATATGAGCCGAGACGTCTCCACACACTCACTGTCATCATCCGCGAAGGCGGATGATCCAGTACGCCGCGCCCTCTCGGTTCAAGCCGTGACGGCTGCGTGTACTGGATGCCCCGCCTTCGCGGGGCATGACGGCGACAGCGAAATCTAGCGAGGACCCATGATGACCGCGCACCGCAAATCCAACGGCGACACCGCCAGCTTCGTTCGCCGCCACATCGGCCCGTCGGCGCGCGACGTCACCGCCATGCTCGAAACCGTCGGCGCGAAAAGCGTCGACGCGCTGATGGCGGAGACGCTGCCGGCCTCGATCCGGCAGGCTTCCCCGCTCGATCTCGGCAAGCCGCTCAGCGAGACCGAGGCGATCGCGCATATGGCCGAGCTCGCCGCCCGGAACCAGGTCTTCACCTCGCTGATCGGCCAAGGCTATTCCGGCACGATCCTGCCCGCGGTGATCCAGCGCAACATCCTGGAGAACCCGGCCTGGTACACGGCCTACACGCCGTATCAGCCCGAGATCAGCCAGGGCCGGCTGGAGGCACTGCTCAACTTCCAGACCATGATCTGCGACCTCACCGGGCTGGATGTGGCCAACGCCTCGCTGCTCGACGAGGCCACCGCCGCAGCCGAAGCGATGGCGCTCGCCGAGCGGCACTCGCAGGTCAAGGCGCAAGCCTTCTTCGTCGACAAGGACGTGCATCCGCAGACGCTGGCCGTGATGCGCACCCGCGCCGAACCGCTCGGCTGGACCCTGATCGTCGGCGATCCCCTCACCGACCTCGCTGGGACTGACGTGCTCGGCGCGCTGCTGCAATATCCGGGTTCTTCCGGCGCAGTGCGCGACCTCCGGCCCGCAATCGCGACACTGAAGGCCAAGGGTGCGCTCGCGATCGTGGCCGCCGACCTGCTGGCCCTGACACTGCTGGCCTCGCCCGGCGAACTCGGTGCCGACATCGCGATCGGCTCCGCGCAGCGTTTTGGCGTGCCGATGGGTTATGGCGGGCCGCATGCGGCCTATATGGCGGTGCGCGATGCGCTGAAGCGCTCGCTGCCCGGCCGCATCGTCGGCCTCTCCGTGGATTCCCGCGGCGCCCCCGCCTACCGCCTCGCGCTGCAGACCCGCGAGCAGCACATCCGTCGCGAGAAGGCGACCTCGAACATCTGCACTGCGCAGGTGCTGCTTGCCGTGATCGCCTCGATGTATGCGGTCTATCACGGGCCGGAAGGCCTGACGCAGATCGCGCGCAATGTGCATCGCCGCACAGCCGTGCTCGCGAGCGGCCTGCGCAAGCTCGGCTTTGTGCCTGACAGCGAGACCTTCTTCGACACGATCAGCGTCGATGCCGGCGCTGGGCGAGCCGAGATCGTCGCCCGCGCGGCAGCCGAGAAGATCAATCTCGGTGTCGGCGAGACCAGCCTGCGCATCGCGCTCGACGAGACCACGACATCAGCGACGATCGAAGCAGTCTGGCGAGCCTTCGGCGGCACGCTTGCTTACGCCGAGGTCGACGCGGAGACGCGCGAGGCGCTGCCGGACGATTTGAAGCGCACCACCGCGTTCCTGACCCATCCCGTGTTCCACGCGCATCGCTCGGAGACCGAGATGCTGCGCTACATGCGCAAGCTCAGTGACCGCGACCTCGCGCTCGACCGCGCCATGATCCCGCTGGGATCCTGCACCATGAAGCTGAACGCCACCACCGAGATGATGCCGCTGACCTGGCCGGAGTTCGCGACGCTGCATCCGTTCGTGCCGCGCGAGCAGGCCGCCGGCTATCACGCGCTGTTCGCCCGGCTGGAAAAATGGCTGTGCGACATCACCGGCTATGACGCGATCTCGCTGCAGCCGAATTCGGGCGCGCAGGGCGAATACGCCGGACTCCTGGCCATCCGTGGCTACCATGCCGCGCGCGGCGAGACGCACCGCAAGATCTGCCTGATCCCCTCCTCCGCCCACGGCACCAACCCGGCCTCGGCCGCGATGGTCGGCATGGACGTGGTGGTGGTCGCCTGCGAGAAGAACGGCGACGTCGACGTCAATGATCTCCGCGCCAAGGCCGAGAAGCATTCGAACGACCTCGCCGCGGTCATGATCACTTATCCCTCGACCCACGGCGTGTTCGAGGAGCACATCCGCGAAATCTGCGACATCGTGCACGGCCATGGCGGCCAGGTGTATCTCGACGGCGCCAACCTCAACGCGCAGGTCGGCCTGAGCAGGCCCGGCGATTACGGCGCCGATGTCAGCCATCTCAATCTGCACAAGACGTTCTGCATTCCGCATGGCGGCGGTGGTCCCGGCATGGGCCCGATCGGCGTCAAGGCGCACCTCGCGCCGTTCCTTCCCGGTCATCCCGCGACGCGCGCGGATGCTCCCGTCGGTCCGGTCTCGGCCGCGCCGTTCGGCTCGGCCTCGATCCTGACCATCTCCTACATCTATATTCTGATGATGGGCGGCGAAGGATTGAAGCGCGCCACCGAGATCGCGATCCTCAACGCCAACTACATTGCCGCGCGCCTCGATCCGCACTTCCCGGTGCTCTACAAGAACGCCAAGGGCCGCGTCGCGCATGAATGCATCGTCGATCCCCGGCCGTTGAAGACGACATCAGGCGTCACCGTCGACGATATCGCCAAGCGCCTGATCGACTACGGCTTCCACGCGCCGACCATGAGCTTCCCGGTCCCGGGCACGCTGATGATCGAGCCGACCGAGTCGGAATCGAAGGCGGAGCTGGACCGCTTCTGCGACGCCATGATCGCGATCCGGAAGGAAATCGCCGAGGTCGAGGCCGGCCGCTTCAAGATCGAGGCCTCGCCGCTGCGCCATGCCCCGCACACCGTGCACGACATCGCGGACGACGATTGGAAGCGGGCCTATACCCGCAGCGAAGGTTGCTTCCCCGCGGGCAGCTCGCGCACCGACAAATACTGGAGCCCGGTCGGCCGCGTCGACAACGTCTATGGCGACCGCAATCTGGTGTGCTCCTGCCCGCCGGTGAGCGATTACGCGCAAGCCGCGGAGTAAAGGGGCGTGGGGTGGGTTACGCGGGCGGCTGCGCGAAGCGCAGGCGACGGCGCAACCCACCGCGTCTGCTTCCGCAGTCACAAGGATGGTGGATTACGCGAGCGGACTGCGCTTCGCGCAGCCGCGGGCTAATCCACCATACGGCAATGATTTACGGCGCAATCAGCAACCGCGTGTCGCGATCCCAACGCCAGAGCCGCTCGTTGGTCAGTTCGGTCCCGCCCCACCAGCGCTTGATCGAGTTGTGGCGCCACATATCGTCTTCCCGAGCGACAAGGGAACGTCCGAGTTCGGTGAGCGTGACCTTCCACTCGCTCCTGCCGAAGTAGCGATCCTCATTGTCGAACGCCGGATCACCCAACAGAACGGGCGGTACCGGATGCTCCGCCAGTTCGATCAAGGCATCTTGCGCCTCGCCGGCATCGAACACATCGCGATAACACCTCGCTTCGGAGATGTATTTTGGGTCGGCGTGCCCTTCATTCACACAGCCCAGCATATCCATTTCGGTAGCACCGAGCCCGGTCACCTTGTCTGGAAGCTCTTCAAGCAACGCAATGAGCGCCGATCGAAGTCTCGGAAAGATCATCAGATCCGTCATCAGCAGATCGAAACAGGATCCTGGCGTCTCAGCCCGATAGGCGCGCCAGGCGCGGCCTGCCATCACCAAATGATCGTCGGCGACCTTGAAGGACGGCAACTTCCATTTTGCGACGGACTCCGCAGCATAGCCCGCAACGGGGGCGTCCGCATGCACCAGGCTCAGCTTGGTCGTGATTTCCTTGTAGGGACGAAGCAGGTCGAGCAGCCAGACAAGCACGAGCTGATCGTTCGGCAAAGGATCAACCCATATTTCGATCGAGTCGAACTTTGCACATAGCTCGAAGAAACCGATATCGCGCGTACCGAAACCGTCCACCGCCCCGCAACCGGCTCCATCCAGCCAGTGATCGCCCGGATTGCCATGTTTCGCCGATCGCCGCTCCAGCCCCATCAAGAGCTGCTCCTCGGAAGCCAATTTCCCCCGGACGAAGCGTGGGACGAAGCCCACCGCAACATTCGCAATAAAGGACTGACGGAGCGTATCTGCCGCAAGATCGTTTGTTGCCAGGATCAAATGTGACACGGTCGCCTCTCAAACTCTGGAGCATACCAGCTGCGCCCGGGCATCAGCCAGGCGCAGCCAGCAAGCGCGTCTCGGGGTACCAGCGCCAAAGCCGCTCGTTGGTGAGAAGCGTACCGCCCCACCAGCGGCGGATCGGATTATGACGGCGGAAATCCTCGGCGCCTGCCAGCACGGCCTTGCCCAGATCCGTGAGGGACAATCGGGATTGCTTGTATCGTGCGTGACGGAGGGCATCGTCGTGCATGTCGAGCGTGAATGGCCCCTCCACCAGCCCCGTGACCGCCGGCATGGGACAGCGCGCGAGTCCATCGAGCAGCGCGCCAACTTCCCAATAGTCGAAAACGCGCCGCGCGTTGGGTTTCTGATATCCCGGGAACACGTCGAACGGCGGCACCTCACCCGGCGCAATCAGTTGCAGTATCCGTGTTTCCGTGGCCCCAAGGCCGTTGGTGGTGTTTGGAAGCTCTTCGA
The sequence above is drawn from the Bradyrhizobium amphicarpaeae genome and encodes:
- the gcvP gene encoding aminomethyl-transferring glycine dehydrogenase, which gives rise to MTAHRKSNGDTASFVRRHIGPSARDVTAMLETVGAKSVDALMAETLPASIRQASPLDLGKPLSETEAIAHMAELAARNQVFTSLIGQGYSGTILPAVIQRNILENPAWYTAYTPYQPEISQGRLEALLNFQTMICDLTGLDVANASLLDEATAAAEAMALAERHSQVKAQAFFVDKDVHPQTLAVMRTRAEPLGWTLIVGDPLTDLAGTDVLGALLQYPGSSGAVRDLRPAIATLKAKGALAIVAADLLALTLLASPGELGADIAIGSAQRFGVPMGYGGPHAAYMAVRDALKRSLPGRIVGLSVDSRGAPAYRLALQTREQHIRREKATSNICTAQVLLAVIASMYAVYHGPEGLTQIARNVHRRTAVLASGLRKLGFVPDSETFFDTISVDAGAGRAEIVARAAAEKINLGVGETSLRIALDETTTSATIEAVWRAFGGTLAYAEVDAETREALPDDLKRTTAFLTHPVFHAHRSETEMLRYMRKLSDRDLALDRAMIPLGSCTMKLNATTEMMPLTWPEFATLHPFVPREQAAGYHALFARLEKWLCDITGYDAISLQPNSGAQGEYAGLLAIRGYHAARGETHRKICLIPSSAHGTNPASAAMVGMDVVVVACEKNGDVDVNDLRAKAEKHSNDLAAVMITYPSTHGVFEEHIREICDIVHGHGGQVYLDGANLNAQVGLSRPGDYGADVSHLNLHKTFCIPHGGGGPGMGPIGVKAHLAPFLPGHPATRADAPVGPVSAAPFGSASILTISYIYILMMGGEGLKRATEIAILNANYIAARLDPHFPVLYKNAKGRVAHECIVDPRPLKTTSGVTVDDIAKRLIDYGFHAPTMSFPVPGTLMIEPTESESKAELDRFCDAMIAIRKEIAEVEAGRFKIEASPLRHAPHTVHDIADDDWKRAYTRSEGCFPAGSSRTDKYWSPVGRVDNVYGDRNLVCSCPPVSDYAQAAE